A single window of Aphidius gifuensis isolate YNYX2018 linkage group LG1, ASM1490517v1, whole genome shotgun sequence DNA harbors:
- the LOC122853291 gene encoding ragulator complex protein LAMTOR3-A — protein MTVELKNFLQQIMQSVDGLHGILITDRDGVPVVSVSNDNVPDVATRPSFLSTFGMATDQGSKLGLGKNETIICMYTGYQVVQMNKLPLVVSFIASIESNTGHILSLEDRIDPILCKLKNAVVEA, from the exons atgacagTG gagttgaaaaattttttacaacaaattatGCAAAGTGTTGATGGTCTTCATGGTATATTGATAACAGACAGAGATGGTGTACCAGTTGTATCAGTTTCGAATGACAATGTACCAGATGTAGCAACAAGACCaagttttttatcaacatttggAATGGCAACTGATCAAGGCAGTAAACTTGGCCTtggaaaaaatgaaacaattattTGCATGTACACTGGTTAtcaa gTGGTACAGATGAATAAATTGCCTCTTGTTGTCAGTTTCATAGCATCAATTGAAAGCAATACAGGTCATATATTATCACTTGAAGATAGAATTGATCCTATTCTTTGTAAACTTAAAAATGCTGTTGTAGAAGCTTGA
- the LOC122853322 gene encoding uncharacterized protein LOC122853322 isoform X1, protein MNSLSFLVFLILGVSMTIAGRKYIAIPIDGLDVFELSPVVQQVQRLPRQTEAYVVHQNEPESQVPRIERSNSQIMDYVDFGAQTGNNGAFSWFADYPVNQ, encoded by the exons ATGAATTCtttg agttttttagtatttttgaTACTTGGAGTATCAATGACAATTGCTGgaagaaaatatattgcaATACCAATTGATGGACTTGATGTATTTGAATTAAGTCCAGTTGTACAACAAGTTCAAAGATTACCAAGACAAACTGAAGCCTATGTTGTTCATCAAAATGAGCCAGAAAGTCAAGTACCAAGAATTGAAAGATCAAATTCACAAATAATGGATTATGTTGATTTTGGAGCACAAACTGGTAATAATGGTGCATTCAGTTGGTTTGCTGATTATCCAGTTAatcaatga
- the LOC122853314 gene encoding speckle-type POZ protein-like, with protein sequence MELLVPTVSDIIFKYSWTIKNYKKTISKNHTIDSPNFDINVNNISSSWSLSIRFWKGPEGKRITNPVVLCLNMLNCTVDEIEQANIRFQFGIFNTATNHWEYCQVSRTILELKTTSNIISLGYRDLSIVDKHFKKNGDVLLTVKIQIIQCDNEKHNLSQDMARLLKHPKFADTKLTCGGSSHIEIPVHGSIIVARSNVLADMIIPVDDIGIASNCHNKEDDESNERVSSYRFTLALPDLSRELTEELLRYIYSDHIDNLDNLASQLLSLAERFHIEGLKEHCERNLIESLVPDNVASLLLIADEFSCDSLKRASLAYCEENAMCIHKNFTWKIMEQVNPELFNEVCEAGIGSSTSSNIDDSELSN encoded by the exons atgGAATTATTAGTACCAACAGTatctgatattatttttaaatactcatggacaattaaaaattataaaaaaacaatatcgaAAAACCATACAATTGATAGTCCAAATTTCGATATTAATGTGAATAATATAAGCAGCAGTTGGAGTTTGTCAATAAGATTTTGGAAAGGACCCGAAg gAAAAAGAATAACAAATCCAGTTGTATTGTGTTTGAATATGTTAAATTGTACAGTTGATGAGATTGAACAGGCAAATATACGTTTTCAATTTGGTATATTTAATACAGCAACAAATCATTGGGAATATTGTCAAGTTAGTCGTACaatattagaattaaaaacaacatcaaatataatatcacTTGGTTATCgtgatttatcaattgttgataaacattttaaaaagaatGGTGATGTATTATTAAcagttaaaattcaaataatacaaTGTGACAATGAAAAGCACAATTTATCAcag gATATGGCAAGATTGCTTAAACATCCAAAATTTGCTGATACAAAGCTAACATGTGGTGGATCAAGTCACATAGAAATTCCTGTTCATGGAAGTATTATTGTTGCACGTAGCAATGTACTTGCTGATATGATTATACCTGTTGATGATATTGGTATTGCAAGTAATTGTCATAATAAAGAGGATGATGAATCAAACGAACGA GTTTCTTCCTATCGTTTTACTTTGGCACTACCTGATCTTTCACGTGAATTAACTGAGGAATTGCTGAGATATATTTACAGTGATCATATTGATAACTTGGATAACTTGGCAAGTCAACTATTGTCCTTGGCCGAGAGATTTCATATAGAAg GTCTTAAAGAACACTGTGAGAGAAATTTAATCGAATCATTGGTGCCAGATAATGTAGCATCATTACTTTTAATTGCTGATGAATTTAGTTGTGACTCTTTAAAACGTGCTAGTCTTGCATATTGTGAAGAAAATGCAATGtgtattcataaaaattttacatggaAAATTATGGAACAAGTTAATCcagaattatttaatgaagTATGTGAAGCTGGTATTGGAAGTTCAACTTCAAGTAATATTGATGACAGTGAattgagtaattaa
- the LOC122853322 gene encoding uncharacterized protein LOC122853322 isoform X2, translating into MTIAGRKYIAIPIDGLDVFELSPVVQQVQRLPRQTEAYVVHQNEPESQVPRIERSNSQIMDYVDFGAQTGNNGAFSWFADYPVNQ; encoded by the coding sequence ATGACAATTGCTGgaagaaaatatattgcaATACCAATTGATGGACTTGATGTATTTGAATTAAGTCCAGTTGTACAACAAGTTCAAAGATTACCAAGACAAACTGAAGCCTATGTTGTTCATCAAAATGAGCCAGAAAGTCAAGTACCAAGAATTGAAAGATCAAATTCACAAATAATGGATTATGTTGATTTTGGAGCACAAACTGGTAATAATGGTGCATTCAGTTGGTTTGCTGATTATCCAGTTAatcaatga
- the LOC122853223 gene encoding protein 5NUC-like: MSLIQGIKWAILLFILLSGIFFEAPLNVQSFKLNILHTNDMHSRFLETCINKNTSNEKCYGGFPRLVTLINQAKKSDNSTIFLNAGDTYQGTYWFTKYKWEVVARGLNMLKPDAMCLGNHEFDNGINGLIPFLENASYPVLAANLDLTEEPELAVTGIKNSTILTVNDYKIGIIGYLTNQTKLTSSSRNVKFLDEVTVIQEEANKLKADGIDILIALGHSGYKLDKIIAEQVDGIDLVIGGHSHTFLYSGNQSNYDTPEGPYPTKIKQKNGKIVYVVQASAYTKYMGHVVVNYDEKEKKVINITGSPILVDDSIENDKDAVAEFEEFRLPIKDVEEKIVGSSLVLLDGKLKNCQLKECNFGNLITDAMIDYANRQDNLTGKWKYPLVAFVGAGYIRDSIDQLPSHKITMGEVLTVFPFVDTVLLVEIPGKLLLDALEWSAYNAFKSNYAFLQLSGIKVTYNLGNPFGSRVISAQVRSFKGRIPHFEDIDKDKNYTTITTDYIHTGGDGYTMFKNLEWYSLNITGAEVLAQYLQIHSPVYPGIESRINFVSTQNSTNN; this comes from the exons ATGTCTCTAATACAAGGAATCAAATGGGCCATcttgttattcattttattgagtggtatattttttgaagCACCATTAAATGTTCAATCATTTAAACTCAATATTTTGCACACAAATGATATGCACTCCAg atttttggaaacttgtataaataaaaatacatcaaatgaaaaatgctATGGTGGATTTCCTCGTCTTGTAACTCTCATAAATCAAGCAAAGAAGTCtgataattcaacaatatttttaaatgctgGTGATACATATCAAGGTACTTACTGGTTTACAAAATACAAATGGGAAGTTGTTGCAAGAGGCTTAAATATGTTAAAACCTGATGCAATG tgtCTTGGAAATCATGAATTTGACAATGGTATAAATGGGCTTATTCCTTTTCTTGAAAATGCATCATATCCTGTACTTGCAGCAAACTTGGATTTAACAGAAGAACCTGAATTAGCTGTAactggaataaaaaatagtacaaTCCTAACagtaaatgattataaaattggCATAATTGGTTATCTGACAAACCAAACAAAACTAACTTCTAGTTCTAGAAATGTCAAGTTTCTTGATGAAGTTACAGTGATTCAAGAAGAAGCTAATAAACTTAAAGCTGATGGTATAGATATTCTGATAGCATTGGGTCACTCTGGCTACAAACTGGACAAAATAATTGCTGAACAAGTTGATGGTATTGATCTTGTAATTGGTGGCCATTCACATACTTTTTTATACAGTGGAAATCAGTCAAATTATGATACACCTGAAGGACCATATCCAActaaaatcaaacaaaaaaatggtaaaattgTTTATGTTGTCCAGGCTTCAGCTTACACCAAGTACATGGGACATGTTGTCGTTAATTAtgatgagaaagaaaaaaaagtaataaatattacagGAAGTCCAATTTTAGTTGATGATAGCATTGAAAATGACAAAGATGCTGTGGCTGAATTTGAAGAATTTCGTTTGCCAATAAAAGatgtagaagaaaaaattgttggcTCTAGTTTAGTTCTCCttgatggaaaattaaaaaattgtcaacttAAAGAGTGTAACTTTGGAAATCTTATAACTGATGCGATGATTGACTAT gCAAATAGACAAGATAATTTGACTGGAAAATGGAAATATCCATTAGTTGCATTTGTAGGAGCCGGCTATATTCGAGATTCTATTGATCAGCTTCCAAGTCAtaag ataACAATGGGTGAAGTTTTAACAGTTTTTCCATTTGTTGATACAGTTTTACTTGTTGAAATTCCTGGTAAACTACTTCTCGATGCACTCGAATGGAGTGCATATAACGCTTTTAAATCCAACTATGCTTTTCTGCAGTTATCCGGTATCAAG gtGACATATAATTTAGGAAATCCTTTTGGTTCGAGAGTTATTTCAGCACAGGTACGTTCTTTTAAAGGACGAATTCCCCACTTTGAAGATATTGACaaggataaaaattatactacAATTACCACAGATTATATTCATACTGGTGGTGATGGTTACACAATGTTTAAAAACTTAGAATGGTATTCATTGAATATAACAGGAGCTGAAGTTCTTGctcaatatttacaaatacacAGCCCTGTGTATCCGGGTATTGAATCAAGAATTAACTTTGTTTCTACTCAAAACTCAACTAACAATTAA
- the LOC122853299 gene encoding tudor and KH domain-containing protein homolog gives MKLLFKQITLPILIGISLSGISVGVLYFLLKKDENDSKNSIRTKSKKRDQVLLEVPILRQFIPMIIGRGGQTIKNIESNTSTKINFAEDNVEKPTRVCYIRGEQEGVKLAEAMIKNLINNQPLVTNYDLYVPTKFYSIMQADRCQMANDIQAITRAKIILDKNSSPNDDDQRRLIIVGTKEQIKKATDLIEDKIEEFNLAKKKLEAGQLSRPVRGKNSRRNSAVSQTEAQVHSEDKLDIHEGTMEVYVSAVTTPNQFWIQVVGTGTLALDALVKEMTSYYENQENQEMHNLKDITQGQIVATKYTFDNKWYRGEIMDIKDDDKYEVFFLDYGDHQIVKRDSIMELRTDFLSLTFQAVECCVANINPISKTWSNDAITAFMDLTWCADWKVLIAKVRRYKERTSGVGCSRREGSPIPCVDLYDKNDGQDINVGKQMVDDGYAVVESEGLWSTSSSTISLSRRSHEGSLSPTPIKSDSNKNTTMLDNETPEKLKKSKVIEHVDLVTPKKSYDNSVIEEIDLVTPVKYSSQQLIEAEKEQNIKDNKIYNKDSDKIEYSTNGNSQWKPTSNAIPGGMEFEEESVESEMEIF, from the exons atgaagttattatttaaacaaataacttTACCAATTTTAATTGGTATTTCATTGTCAGGCATTAGTGTTGGTGTACTTTATTTTCTcttaaaaaag gaTGAAAATGAttcgaaaaattcaattagaacaaaatcaaaaaaaagagatCAAGTACTTTTGGAAGTTCCTATACTAAGACAATTTATACCAATGATTATTGGACGTGGTGgacaaacaattaaaaatattgaaagtaatacatcaacaaaaataaattttgctgAAGATAATGTTGAAAAACCAACTCGTGTTTGTTATATACGTGGTGAACAAGAGGGTGTTAAATTAGCTGAagcaatgattaaaaatttaattaacaatcagCCATTAGTCACTAATTATGATTTATATGTgccaacaaaattttattcaattatgcAAGCTGATAGATGTCAAATGGCTAATGATATTCAAGCAATAACAAgagctaaaataatattggataaaaattcaagtccAAATGATG atgatCAACGAAGATTAATTATCGTAGGAACaaaagaacaaataaaaaaagcaactgACTTGattgaagataaaattgaagaatttaatttagctaaaaaaaaactagaagcTGGACAATTATCACGACCAGTACGtggtaaaaattcaagaagaaATTCAGCTGTTAGTCAAACAGAGGCTCAAGTTCATTCTGAAGATAAATTGGATATACatg aaGGAACTATGGAAGTTTATGTAAGTGCTGTTACAACACCAAATCAGTTTTGGATTCAAGTTGTTGGTACAGGTACTTTAGCTCTAGATGCACTTGTCAAAGAGATGACAAGTTATTATGAAAACCAAGAAAATCAAGAGATGCACAATTTAAAAGAT ataacaCAAGGTCAAATAGTAGCAACAAAATATACTTTTGATAACAAATGGTATCGTGGTGAAATAATGGACAttaaagatgatgataaatacgaagtattttttcttgattatgGTGATCATCAAATTGTCAAACGTGATTCAATCATGGAGCTAAGAACtgattttttaagtttaactTTTCAAGCAGTTGAATGTTGTGTTGCCAATATTAATCCAAt atCTAAAACATGGAGTAATGATGCAATAACAGCATTTATGGATTTAACATGGTGTGCTGATTGGAAAGTGTTAATTGCCAAAGTTCGTAGATACAAAGAGCGTACATCAGGTGTTGGTTGTTCACGTAGAGAAGGATCACCAATACCTTGTGTtgatttatatgataaaaatgatggacaa gatATTAATGTAGGAAAACAAATGGTTGATGATGGCTATGCTGTAGTGGAATCAGAAGGACTTTGGTCAACATCAAGTTCAACAATTTCATTATCTCGACGAAGTCATGAAGGTTCATTAAGTCCCACACCAATAAAATCTGATAGTaacaaaaatacaacaatGTTGGATAATGAAACaccagaaaaattaaaaaaatcaaaggtCATTGAACATGTTGATCTTGTTACACCAaag aAGTCATATGACAATAGTGTTATTGAAGAAATTGACTTAGTAACACCAGTAAAATATTCTTCTCAACAATTGATTGAAGCTGAGAAAGAACAAAATATAaaggataataaaatttataataaagatagtgataaaattgaatattcaacAAATGGAAATTCACAATGGAAGCCAACATCAAATGCAATACCAGGTGGTATGGAGTTTGAGGAAGAATCAGTGGAATCTGAAATGGAAATTTTCTAA
- the LOC122853246 gene encoding erlin-2-B-like, whose translation MINQNIVGVTLLIGLASVFNFAIHRIDEGHVGVYFRGGALLPHVSNPGFHMMIPLLTTYRSVQVTLQTDEVKNVPCGTSGGVMIYFDRIEVVNILDSNAVYNMVRNFTADYDRTLIFNKVHHELNQFCSVHNLHEVYIDLFDQIDENLKTALQRDLNELAPGLNIQAVRVTKPKIPEAIRKNYELMEAEKTKLLISVQHQKVVEKDAETDRKKAIIEAEKESEVAQIHYNQKVMEKESLQRIALIEDEMHLAKGKSRSDADFYQMQRQAEANKLLLTKEFLELKKYESLSTNSKIYYGQDIPKMFSMGSCSDSTIENYNDKNKKLQETNK comes from the exons atgattaatcaaaatattgtTGGTGTCACTTTATTAATTGGTCTGGCttctgtttttaattttgccATTCATCGAATTGATGAAGGCCACGTCGGTGTTTACTTTAGg gGAGGAGCATTATTGCCACATGTAAGCAATCCTGGTTTTCATATGATGATTCCATTGTTGACAACATATAGATCTGTTCAAGTAACTCTACAAACTGATGAAGTTAAAAATGTACCATGTGGTACTAGTGGTGGtgttatgatttattttgatagaATTGAAGTTGTTAATATTCTTGATTCAAATGCTGTTTATAATATGGTCAGAAATTTTACAGCTGATTATGATcgtacattaatatttaacaaagtaCATCatgaattaaatcaattttgttCAGTTCATAATCTTCATGAagtatatattgatttatttgatcaaattgatgaaaatttaaagacAGCATTGCAAAGAGATTTAAATGAACTTGCACCAGGTTTAAATATTCAAGCTGTTCGTGTAACTAAACCAAAAATACCAGAAGCAAtcagaaaaaattatgaacTAAT ggaagctgaaaaaacaaaattacttATTTCTGTACAACATCAAAAAGTTGTTGAAAAAGATGCTGAAACAGATAGAAAAAAAGCAATTATAGAAGCTGAAAAAGAATCAGAAGTTGCACAAATACATTATAATCAAAAAGTTATGGAAAAAGAATCATTACAACGTATTGCACTTATTGAAGATGAAATGCATTTAGCAAAAGGTAAAAGTCGTAGTGATGctgatttttatcaaatgcaAAGACAAGCTgaagcaaataaattattattaactaaagaatttttagaattaaaaaaatatgaaagtttatcaacaaattctaaaatttattatggaCAAGATATACCAAAAATGTTTTCAATGGGTAGTTGTTCAGATTcgacaattgaaaattacaatgataaaaacaaaaaattacaagaaacaaataaataa
- the LOC122853256 gene encoding glyoxylate reductase/hydroxypyruvate reductase-like, translated as MTKPKVLVNSCDAPQAGLDLLRTKCDLTILPDCNPTRQQILDAIPGHDAIFLAVHETINSEFLNAAGTSLKVVSTMSAGYDHLDVPEIKRRGIKVGHTPDVLNAAVSEIAVMLLLNAARRAHEGRKLLEAGQINKSPSWLLGHDLRGSTVGIVGLGGIGQATVKKLIPFEVKKFLYTGHSKKKAGDDLGAVFVSLDQLLEESDFIIVATPLTAETRGLFDDSMFNKMKKNAIFVNVGRGGVVKTDALLKALKNGTIFAAGLDVVDPEPLPRDHELLSLPNFEIIPHLGSATIKTRNDMSTVAAKNILNGLDGLPLIYPL; from the exons ATGACAAAACCAAAAGTTCTTGTTAATAGCTGTGATGCACCACAAGCTGGTCTTGATCTTCTTCGTAccaa gtgTGATTTAACTATTCTTCCAGATTGTAATCCAACACGTCAACAAATTTTAGATGCTATTCCAGGACACGATGCTATTTTTCTTGCTGTTCATGAGACAATTAACTCTGAATTTCTCAATGCTGCcg GAACAAGTCTCAAAGTAGTGTCAACAATGTCAGCTGGATATGATCATCTTGATGTACCTGAAATAAAACGTAGAGGTATTAAAGTTGGACATACACCAGATGTACTAAATGCTGCAGTATCAGAAATTGCTGTGATGCTTTTATTAAATGCTGCAAGACGTGCACATGAAGGTCGAAAACTTCTTGAAGC tggTCAAATAAATAAGAGTCCATCATGGTTATTGGGTCACGATTTACGTGGTTCAACTGTTGGAATTGTTGGTCTTGGTGGTATTGGACAAGcaactgttaaaaaattaataccatttgaagttaaaaaatttttatatactggtcattcaaagaaaaaagctGGTGATGATTTGGGTGCTGTATTTGTATCATTAGATCAATTATTAGAAGaaagtgattttattattgtagcAACACCTTTGACAGCTGAAACACGTGGACTATTTGATGATAgcatgtttaataaaatgaaaaaaaatgctatttttgtaaatgttgGTCGTGGTGGTGTTGTTAAAACTGATGCTCTACTTAAAGCACTTAAAAATGGAACAATTTTTGCTGCTGGATTAGATGTTGTTGATCCTGAACCTTTACCAAGAGATCATGAATTATTGAGCTTGcctaattttgaaattattccACATCTTGGAAGTGCAACTATCAAAACACGAAATGACATGTCAACTGTTGctgcaaaaaatatattaaatggtTTAGATGGTCTTCCATTAATTTATccactttaa